The following proteins are encoded in a genomic region of Acidobacteriota bacterium:
- a CDS encoding type IV pilus twitching motility protein PilT yields MNITLHQLLKTLVEQGGTDLHVTTNSPPQIRIDGKLIPLQLPPLNAPETKQLCYSVLTDNQKHRFEETLELDFSFGIKGLARFRANVFSQRGAVAAAFRLIPWEIKGFKDLGLPEVVATLCDKPRGLVLVTGPTGSGKSTTLAAMLDKVNAERHEHIVTIEDPVEYLHSHKKCIVNQRELHADTHTFANALRSALRQDPDVVLIGEMRDLETVESALRIAETGHLTFATLHTNSATQTINRIIDVFPAHQQSQVRAQLSFVLEGILCQSLLPRANNQGRALVMEILVPNAAVRNLIREDKIHQVYAMMQAGQSKHGMQTFNQALASSYFKKQISLQTALTTSSNPEELQDMINRGAGLIYQPSAGGGPAAGRKA; encoded by the coding sequence ATGAACATCACGCTTCACCAGTTGCTCAAGACCCTCGTCGAGCAGGGGGGGACCGACCTCCATGTGACGACCAACTCGCCGCCTCAGATCCGCATCGACGGCAAGCTCATTCCGCTCCAGCTCCCCCCCCTCAACGCTCCCGAGACCAAGCAGCTCTGCTACTCGGTGCTGACCGACAACCAGAAGCACCGGTTCGAGGAGACGCTGGAGCTCGACTTCTCCTTCGGCATCAAGGGGCTCGCGAGGTTCCGCGCGAACGTCTTCTCGCAGCGCGGCGCCGTCGCCGCGGCCTTCCGCCTGATCCCGTGGGAGATCAAGGGGTTCAAGGATCTCGGCCTCCCCGAGGTCGTGGCGACCCTCTGCGACAAGCCGCGCGGCCTCGTGCTGGTCACCGGGCCGACGGGCTCCGGCAAGTCGACGACGCTCGCGGCCATGCTCGACAAGGTCAACGCCGAGCGGCACGAGCACATCGTCACGATCGAGGACCCCGTCGAGTACCTGCACTCCCACAAGAAGTGCATCGTCAACCAGCGCGAGCTGCACGCCGACACGCACACGTTCGCGAACGCGCTCCGCTCGGCGCTCAGACAGGATCCCGACGTCGTGCTCATCGGCGAGATGCGCGACCTCGAGACCGTCGAGTCGGCGCTGCGCATCGCCGAGACGGGTCACCTCACCTTCGCCACGCTCCACACCAACTCCGCGACGCAGACGATCAACCGCATCATCGACGTCTTTCCGGCGCACCAGCAGTCGCAGGTGCGCGCGCAGCTGTCGTTCGTGCTCGAGGGGATCCTCTGCCAGTCGCTGCTCCCCAGGGCCAACAACCAGGGCCGCGCGCTCGTGATGGAGATCCTCGTCCCGAACGCGGCGGTGAGGAACCTCATCCGCGAGGACAAGATCCACCAGGTGTACGCGATGATGCAGGCGGGCCAGTCCAAGCACGGGATGCAGACGTTCAACCAGGCCCTCGCCTCGTCCTACTTCAAGAAGCAGATTTCCCTTCAGACCGCCCTGACGACCTCCTCGAATCCCGAGGAGCTTCAGGACATGATCAACAGGGGCGCCGGCCTGATCTACCAGCCCTCGGCGGGCGGCGGGCCGGCCGCGGGACGCAAGGCGTGA
- a CDS encoding PAS domain S-box protein produces MSEPDSPKSPAGVPSAGGELRRQLMRLMVGRAAVLTLLLGGGILVERLLPRSAVRVPYFYALTGAGYCLTILYAVFHRWWAERPAAAYAQLVGDLVLVTGLVYATGGIDSPFSVLYFTVIIASSILLRRRGAFVTAAASWLLYTFLVLLIVYRFVPLGPGGRANDLTQDVSALQQIVYSLFAHALAFLAVAFLSSALAEKVYTTGRELREREEDLARLQALSKNIVDSITSGVLTTDLTGTITFVNRGGEEIFGKAGAWFIGRGVWEVLGQAPDFLTQVSDGLGRDRRRRIEARVAGPRGQPIALGITTSLLKDQRGTPNGFIFAFMDLTDIKALEEEIRVKDRMAALGGMAAGMAHEIRNPLASMSGSVQLLKRSIRPAPQEAELFDIVVREGKRLDRIISDFLLFARPGRFDAVDADIVPILRESLLLIRHGDEFGGSHEIVADLPEEGVVARVDVNLIRQVFWNLAKNALRAMPQGGKLTVAAAPTGEGAASVTFTDEGVGMTEEEIDTAFQPFRGSFRGGIGLGLAVVFRVVQEHGGKIRVQSRPGTGSTFTIELPGARQPLAVPAVRNEVAAGRTGEER; encoded by the coding sequence ATGAGCGAACCGGATTCGCCGAAGAGCCCCGCGGGCGTTCCCTCGGCCGGAGGCGAGCTGAGGCGTCAGCTCATGCGGCTGATGGTCGGCCGGGCCGCCGTGCTCACGCTGCTCCTCGGCGGAGGCATCCTCGTCGAGCGGCTCCTCCCGCGCAGCGCGGTCCGCGTCCCGTACTTCTACGCGCTCACGGGCGCCGGCTACTGCCTCACGATCCTGTACGCGGTCTTCCACAGGTGGTGGGCGGAGCGCCCCGCGGCGGCGTACGCCCAGCTGGTGGGCGACCTGGTCCTCGTGACGGGCCTGGTCTACGCCACCGGCGGCATCGACAGCCCCTTCTCGGTCCTGTACTTCACGGTCATCATCGCGTCGAGCATCCTGCTGAGGCGGCGCGGCGCCTTCGTGACCGCGGCGGCGTCGTGGCTCCTCTACACCTTCCTCGTGCTGCTGATCGTGTACCGGTTCGTGCCCCTCGGCCCGGGCGGCCGGGCCAACGACCTCACGCAGGACGTGTCCGCCCTTCAGCAGATCGTCTACTCGCTCTTCGCGCACGCGCTGGCGTTCCTCGCGGTGGCCTTCCTCTCGTCGGCCCTGGCGGAGAAGGTCTACACGACGGGCCGCGAGCTGAGGGAGCGCGAGGAGGATCTCGCCCGGCTCCAGGCGCTGAGCAAGAACATCGTCGACAGCATCACGAGCGGCGTGCTCACCACCGATCTGACCGGCACGATCACGTTCGTGAACCGGGGGGGCGAGGAGATCTTCGGGAAGGCGGGCGCCTGGTTCATCGGGCGCGGCGTCTGGGAGGTTCTCGGGCAGGCGCCGGACTTCCTCACGCAGGTGAGCGACGGGCTCGGGCGCGACCGACGTCGCCGCATCGAGGCGCGCGTGGCGGGCCCCCGCGGCCAGCCGATCGCGCTCGGCATCACGACCTCCCTCCTGAAGGATCAACGCGGCACGCCGAACGGATTCATCTTCGCGTTCATGGATCTCACCGACATCAAGGCGCTCGAGGAGGAGATCCGCGTCAAGGACCGGATGGCGGCGCTCGGCGGCATGGCCGCCGGCATGGCGCACGAGATCCGGAACCCGCTGGCGTCGATGTCCGGCTCGGTCCAGCTCCTCAAGCGCTCCATTCGCCCGGCGCCCCAGGAGGCGGAGCTCTTCGACATCGTCGTGCGCGAGGGGAAACGGCTCGACCGGATCATCAGCGACTTCCTCCTCTTCGCGCGCCCCGGCCGCTTCGACGCGGTGGACGCCGACATCGTTCCGATCCTGCGCGAATCGCTCCTCCTGATCCGGCACGGCGACGAGTTCGGCGGATCGCACGAGATCGTCGCCGACCTCCCGGAGGAGGGGGTCGTCGCCCGGGTCGACGTCAACCTCATCCGCCAGGTCTTCTGGAACCTCGCGAAGAACGCGCTCCGCGCGATGCCGCAGGGGGGGAAGCTCACGGTCGCGGCGGCTCCCACCGGAGAAGGCGCCGCGAGCGTCACGTTCACTGACGAAGGGGTCGGGATGACCGAGGAGGAGATCGACACGGCCTTCCAGCCCTTCCGCGGATCGTTCCGCGGCGGCATCGGCCTGGGTCTCGCGGTGGTCTTCAGGGTCGTCCAGGAGCACGGCGGGAAGATCAGGGTCCAGAGCCGCCCCGGCACGGGATCCACGTTCACGATCGAGCTTCCCGGCGCGCGGCAGCCGCTCGCGGTCCCCGCCGTCCGGAACGAAGTCGCCGCCGGCCGGACCGGCGAGGAGCGATAG
- a CDS encoding prepilin-type N-terminal cleavage/methylation domain-containing protein — protein MVGRKKTQGFTLIELLIVVAIIGIIAAIAIPNLLNAIDRGKQKRTMSDMRSVGTAVESYAVDNNFYPIQKSMAA, from the coding sequence ATGGTCGGCAGAAAGAAGACGCAGGGATTCACGCTGATTGAGCTCCTCATCGTCGTCGCGATCATCGGGATCATCGCGGCGATCGCGATCCCGAACCTGCTGAACGCGATCGACCGCGGCAAGCAGAAGAGGACGATGTCGGACATGAGGTCGGTTGGCACCGCGGTCGAGTCGTACGCGGTGGACAACAACTTCTACCCGATCCAGAAGAGCATGGCGGCC
- a CDS encoding type II secretion system F family protein yields MPSYAWKGKSRAGAAQEGVLVADNKDAVIAMLRKQQILVTAVTEKGKEIALPKFGGGISQKEIAIFTRQFSVMIDAGLPLVQCLEILGGQQENRVFQKTLFEVRQDVESGATLADSLKKHPKAFTDLYVNMVAAGEAGGILDTILRRLSEYIEKAVKLTAQVKKALVYPTAVIGIAIGVVWVILTFVIPVFAALFQNLGGGAQLPLPTRIVMSISAQMKWFTPLVVIGGFVAYVFGFKPYYATEQGRRTIDGLKLRIPIVGMLLRKIAVARFCRTLGTLISSGVPILDALDITSRTAGNQVVADAISATRRSIEQGKTISEPLAQTEVFPTMVTQMIAVGEQTGALDTMLAKIADFYDDEVDNAVATLLTLLEPIMISFLGVMIGGIVIAMYMPIFNLISIMP; encoded by the coding sequence ATGCCGAGCTACGCATGGAAGGGGAAGAGTCGAGCGGGAGCCGCCCAGGAGGGCGTGCTCGTCGCCGACAACAAGGACGCCGTGATCGCCATGCTCCGCAAGCAGCAGATTCTCGTCACCGCCGTGACCGAGAAGGGGAAGGAGATCGCGCTGCCGAAATTCGGCGGAGGCATCTCGCAGAAGGAGATCGCGATCTTCACCCGGCAGTTCTCGGTCATGATCGACGCGGGACTCCCGCTCGTTCAGTGTCTCGAGATCCTGGGCGGCCAGCAGGAGAACCGCGTCTTCCAGAAGACCCTCTTCGAGGTCCGGCAGGACGTCGAGAGCGGCGCGACGCTCGCCGACTCGCTCAAGAAGCACCCCAAGGCGTTCACCGACCTGTACGTGAACATGGTCGCCGCCGGAGAGGCCGGCGGTATTCTCGACACGATCCTGAGGCGCCTCTCCGAGTACATCGAGAAGGCGGTCAAGCTGACGGCCCAGGTCAAGAAGGCCCTCGTCTACCCGACCGCCGTCATCGGCATCGCGATCGGAGTCGTGTGGGTCATTCTCACCTTCGTCATCCCGGTCTTCGCGGCCCTCTTCCAGAACCTGGGAGGCGGCGCCCAGCTCCCGCTCCCGACGCGCATCGTCATGAGCATCAGCGCGCAGATGAAGTGGTTCACGCCCCTCGTCGTCATCGGCGGGTTCGTGGCCTACGTTTTCGGCTTCAAGCCCTATTACGCGACCGAGCAGGGGCGCCGCACGATCGACGGCCTGAAGCTGCGCATTCCCATCGTGGGGATGCTCCTCCGCAAGATCGCGGTCGCGCGGTTCTGCCGCACGCTCGGCACGCTGATCTCGTCGGGCGTCCCGATCCTCGACGCGCTCGACATCACGTCGCGGACGGCCGGCAACCAGGTCGTGGCCGACGCCATCTCGGCCACGCGCAGGAGCATCGAGCAGGGCAAGACGATCTCCGAGCCGCTGGCCCAGACCGAGGTCTTCCCGACGATGGTCACGCAGATGATCGCCGTCGGCGAGCAGACCGGCGCCCTCGACACGATGCTCGCCAAGATCGCCGACTTCTACGACGACGAGGTCGACAACGCGGTCGCGACGCTCCTCACGCTGCTCGAGCCGATCATGATCTCGTTCCTCGGCGTGATGATCGGAGGCATCGTCATCGCGATGTACATGCCGATCTTCAACCTCATCAGCATCATGCCGTGA
- a CDS encoding sigma 54-interacting transcriptional regulator: MQRILVVEDEPDLRKVLASLLKREGYHVDLAESGPRAFEMLGKEIYDLVITDVRLPGASGIEVLRVTRETYPDAPVIVITAFASDEAAEEARRLGAFNYITKPFDNDKIVADVGIALGWKRLGSLMASVAGKYRFDQLVARSEKMKTIMETVAQVAPTASTVLITGESGTGKELIARAIHHNSQRRDGAFVSINCGALPDELLESELFGHTKGSFTGAVASKKGYFEVADGGTIFLDEIGDTSPAMQIKLLRSLQEKTIRRVGGTEEIAVDVRVITATNQDLETMVREKRFREDLFYRINVIPIKLPPLRERKEDIPHLAFHFFDRYKKEMGKKLTTISDDAMAALNAYDWPGNIRELQNVLERAVALESSDAVRAEGLPLELRANRTAARENLLGLLGLEEGGIDLETVLEQVREHYMREALSKRGGVQIQAARLLGMSLAPGRTLYYRDIGQYYLPNRTLTVAAVHDGRLPRWNPHRNSGQPFLANPNCFVLRPTTLLFLPFPPRLVHIPMTLSIMFLLACAAAGTWLLLRDSGLSRPACLLGASAFALSGGVQSMGQVLNHLEGVAFIPATLWAVRRSLVRGWRPWGVVAGALFGLVVSAGEPVWIVVTCLAACALPALPKLDLRGAVRTGAVVLLLALAVSAAQLFPLLENALESERGAGLSTEDAMKWSLAPQAILQSAIPGFWGDTSRIAPEAYWGTWIFESTLPWLLSIHLGAPILVLAAAGACTRRDAGAWRAAALAVAGVLLAFGRFTPVYPFLVDHVPGFSNVRFPVKWFGMTTWCVAILAAAGFDRLASRRPGPLPRPALAAGAIALVALLAGVALATGGVPSASGLVRSLFDVPGSVGDDVLAAGAVRAIGTGMILAASGSLLVLLFLSPGSAAPAGRVWLAAATCAALLLAADAGVNPSAPFDAVFEPSPLLRAMPEAVAGDLRFFGLPRPAGFAFRTPSRGYVEATGIPADSLAWGMRWDVRTLRYATMFPSGVYGAYDRTGDSRLDLLPGSTLSQELKDGMPADEMVRVLGASSVGFVLSHAVIDHPDLREVASLDGEANVPVKLYRVRAPVPRAGLVERAMAAGTPVEALQKIRRGEVDPRTEVLLDAGAIARGGEGREGARPLEAERPGTAAVSRDEGDALEVHVAARRPAWLVVTDTFDSSWHATVDGSPVAIERANGMFRAVRVAAGEHDVRFEYRPWSIRAGLAVSALALLLGTAIVVTSRRAPAA; encoded by the coding sequence TTGCAGCGCATACTCGTGGTCGAGGACGAGCCGGACCTCCGGAAGGTCCTCGCGTCGCTGCTCAAGCGCGAGGGGTACCACGTCGATCTCGCCGAGAGCGGCCCGCGCGCCTTCGAGATGCTGGGCAAGGAGATCTACGATCTCGTGATCACCGACGTGCGGCTCCCGGGGGCGTCGGGGATCGAGGTGCTGCGCGTGACGCGCGAGACGTACCCGGACGCCCCCGTGATCGTCATCACCGCCTTCGCGTCGGACGAGGCCGCCGAGGAGGCGCGCCGGCTCGGCGCCTTCAACTACATCACGAAGCCGTTCGACAACGACAAGATCGTCGCCGACGTCGGCATCGCGCTCGGGTGGAAGCGCCTCGGCTCGCTGATGGCGTCGGTCGCCGGCAAGTACCGGTTCGACCAGCTCGTCGCCCGCAGCGAGAAGATGAAGACCATCATGGAGACCGTGGCGCAAGTGGCGCCGACGGCCAGCACCGTCCTCATCACCGGCGAGTCCGGGACGGGCAAGGAGCTGATCGCGCGCGCGATCCACCACAACTCGCAGCGCCGCGACGGCGCCTTCGTCTCGATCAACTGCGGGGCCCTCCCCGACGAGCTGCTCGAGAGCGAGCTGTTCGGCCACACGAAGGGCTCGTTCACCGGGGCCGTCGCCTCGAAGAAGGGGTACTTCGAGGTCGCCGACGGGGGCACGATTTTCCTGGACGAGATCGGCGACACCTCGCCGGCGATGCAGATCAAGCTGCTGCGATCGCTGCAGGAGAAGACGATCCGCCGCGTCGGCGGAACGGAGGAAATCGCGGTCGACGTCCGCGTGATCACCGCGACGAACCAGGATCTCGAGACGATGGTCCGCGAGAAGAGATTCCGCGAGGATCTCTTCTACCGCATCAACGTCATCCCCATCAAGCTCCCCCCGCTGCGCGAACGCAAGGAGGACATCCCGCACCTCGCCTTCCATTTTTTCGATCGCTATAAGAAGGAGATGGGCAAGAAGCTCACGACCATCTCCGACGACGCCATGGCGGCGCTCAACGCGTACGACTGGCCCGGCAACATCCGCGAGCTGCAGAACGTGCTGGAGCGGGCGGTCGCCCTCGAGTCGAGCGACGCGGTGCGCGCCGAGGGGCTCCCCCTCGAGCTCCGGGCGAACCGGACGGCCGCGCGCGAGAACCTGCTGGGCCTCCTCGGGCTCGAGGAGGGGGGCATCGACCTCGAGACGGTACTGGAGCAGGTGCGCGAGCACTACATGCGGGAGGCCCTCTCGAAGAGGGGAGGGGTCCAGATCCAGGCGGCGCGCCTCCTCGGCATGTCGTTGGCCCCGGGACGAACGCTCTACTACCGCGACATCGGCCAGTACTACCTCCCCAACCGCACCCTCACGGTGGCCGCCGTCCACGACGGGCGCCTTCCCCGGTGGAACCCGCACCGCAACAGCGGGCAGCCCTTCCTCGCGAACCCGAACTGCTTCGTCCTCCGGCCGACGACGCTGCTGTTCCTGCCGTTCCCGCCGCGCCTCGTGCACATCCCGATGACGCTGTCGATCATGTTCCTCCTCGCGTGCGCCGCCGCGGGGACCTGGCTCCTGCTCCGCGACAGCGGTCTCTCGCGGCCGGCGTGCCTCCTCGGCGCGAGCGCGTTCGCGCTGTCGGGAGGGGTGCAGTCCATGGGGCAGGTGCTCAACCACCTCGAGGGGGTCGCGTTCATCCCCGCGACGCTCTGGGCGGTGCGGCGGAGCCTCGTCCGTGGATGGAGGCCGTGGGGCGTCGTCGCGGGAGCCCTCTTCGGCCTCGTCGTCTCGGCGGGAGAGCCGGTCTGGATCGTGGTCACGTGCCTCGCCGCGTGCGCGCTGCCGGCGCTGCCGAAGCTCGACCTCCGCGGCGCGGTGCGGACCGGGGCGGTCGTTCTCCTCCTGGCCCTGGCCGTCTCCGCCGCGCAGCTCTTCCCGCTCCTCGAGAACGCCCTGGAGAGCGAGAGGGGGGCGGGGCTCTCGACGGAGGACGCGATGAAGTGGTCGCTCGCGCCCCAGGCCATCCTCCAGTCGGCGATCCCGGGGTTCTGGGGGGACACCTCCCGCATCGCCCCGGAGGCGTACTGGGGGACGTGGATCTTCGAGAGCACGCTGCCGTGGCTCCTCTCCATCCATCTCGGCGCGCCGATCCTCGTTCTCGCCGCGGCCGGCGCCTGCACCCGCCGCGACGCCGGCGCGTGGCGGGCGGCCGCTCTCGCCGTAGCCGGGGTCCTCCTCGCCTTCGGGAGGTTCACCCCCGTCTACCCCTTTCTCGTCGACCACGTGCCCGGATTCTCGAACGTCCGTTTCCCCGTGAAGTGGTTCGGCATGACGACGTGGTGCGTCGCCATCCTCGCCGCCGCCGGCTTCGATCGCCTCGCCTCTCGGAGGCCGGGGCCGCTCCCGCGGCCGGCGCTCGCGGCGGGGGCGATCGCCCTCGTCGCGCTCCTCGCCGGCGTCGCGCTCGCGACGGGCGGGGTCCCTTCCGCATCCGGCCTCGTCCGATCGCTCTTCGACGTCCCCGGCTCCGTCGGCGACGACGTCCTCGCGGCGGGAGCGGTGCGCGCGATCGGCACCGGAATGATCCTCGCGGCCTCAGGATCGCTCCTCGTCCTCCTCTTCCTTTCTCCAGGGAGCGCGGCGCCGGCCGGACGCGTCTGGCTCGCGGCCGCCACGTGCGCCGCCCTCCTCCTCGCAGCCGACGCCGGAGTGAACCCCTCAGCCCCCTTCGACGCGGTCTTCGAGCCGTCGCCACTCCTCCGCGCGATGCCCGAGGCGGTCGCCGGGGATCTCCGCTTCTTCGGCCTGCCGCGCCCGGCGGGGTTCGCGTTCCGGACGCCGTCCCGCGGGTACGTCGAGGCGACCGGAATTCCCGCCGACTCGCTCGCGTGGGGTATGAGGTGGGACGTGCGGACGCTCCGCTACGCGACGATGTTCCCGTCGGGAGTGTACGGCGCGTACGATCGCACGGGCGACTCGAGGCTCGACCTCCTTCCGGGCTCGACCCTTTCGCAGGAGTTGAAGGACGGGATGCCCGCCGACGAGATGGTGAGAGTCCTCGGCGCCTCGTCGGTCGGGTTCGTCCTCTCGCACGCGGTGATCGATCACCCCGATCTCCGGGAGGTCGCCTCCCTCGACGGGGAGGCGAACGTCCCGGTGAAGCTCTACCGGGTGCGCGCGCCGGTTCCGCGCGCCGGCCTCGTCGAGCGCGCCATGGCGGCCGGCACGCCCGTCGAGGCGCTTCAGAAGATTCGGAGGGGCGAGGTCGACCCCCGCACGGAGGTGCTCCTCGACGCCGGCGCGATCGCCCGCGGCGGGGAGGGGCGGGAGGGGGCGCGTCCCCTCGAAGCGGAGCGCCCCGGGACGGCGGCTGTCTCGCGCGATGAAGGGGACGCCCTCGAGGTCCACGTCGCCGCGCGCCGTCCGGCCTGGCTCGTCGTCACCGACACCTTCGACTCCTCGTGGCATGCGACGGTCGACGGCTCTCCCGTCGCGATCGAGAGGGCCAACGGGATGTTCCGGGCCGTCCGGGTCGCCGCGGGAGAGCACGACGTCCGGTTCGAGTACCGACCCTGGTCGATCCGCGCGGGCCTCGCGGTCAGCGCGCTCGCCCTCCTCCTCGGCACGGCGATCGTCGTCACGTCGCGGCGGGCCCCCGCGGCGTGA